In one Corallococcus sp. EGB genomic region, the following are encoded:
- a CDS encoding dipeptide epimerase yields the protein MASPLSFRTVELPLRHAWTIARGTSTVKRNVFVEVRAEGHVGYGEAAPNVRYGESWESVEAALHKLAPVLEGRDLRYFRDVSEAVDAALPDNPAAKAAVDLALHDWAGKVMGVPLYRMLGVDPTRQPVTSMSIGIDVPETLAVKVREAADFPVLKVKLGVDRVQEVFGAVRSLTKQTLRVDANEAWKPDEALAHIQWLSSQGVELVEQPLPAADVEGAKWLRARSPLPLVADESLTKAADVPKLAEGFHGINVKLQKSGGIREALRIIETARACGLKVMLGCMVETGLGIAAGAHLAPLVDWVDLDGNLLLAEDPYRAHPVVKGRIQLGAGAGLGVEPR from the coding sequence ATGGCCTCGCCGTTGAGCTTTCGCACCGTGGAGCTGCCGCTGCGTCACGCCTGGACCATTGCCCGGGGCACGAGCACGGTGAAGCGCAACGTGTTCGTGGAGGTGCGCGCGGAGGGACACGTGGGCTACGGCGAGGCCGCGCCCAACGTGCGCTACGGCGAGTCCTGGGAGTCGGTGGAGGCCGCGCTCCACAAGTTGGCCCCCGTGCTGGAGGGCCGCGACCTGCGCTACTTCCGCGACGTGTCCGAGGCCGTGGACGCGGCGCTGCCGGACAACCCCGCGGCGAAGGCGGCGGTGGACCTGGCGCTGCATGACTGGGCGGGCAAGGTGATGGGCGTGCCGCTGTACCGGATGCTGGGGGTGGACCCCACGCGGCAGCCGGTGACGTCCATGTCCATTGGCATCGACGTGCCGGAGACGCTCGCGGTGAAGGTCCGCGAGGCGGCGGACTTCCCGGTGCTGAAGGTGAAGCTGGGCGTGGACCGCGTGCAGGAGGTGTTCGGCGCGGTGCGTTCGCTCACGAAGCAGACCCTCCGCGTGGACGCGAACGAAGCCTGGAAGCCGGACGAGGCGCTGGCGCACATCCAGTGGTTGTCCTCGCAGGGCGTGGAGTTGGTGGAGCAGCCGCTGCCCGCGGCGGACGTGGAGGGCGCGAAGTGGCTGCGCGCGCGCTCGCCGCTGCCGCTGGTGGCGGACGAGTCGCTGACGAAGGCAGCGGACGTGCCGAAGCTGGCGGAGGGCTTTCACGGCATCAACGTGAAGCTCCAGAAGAGCGGCGGCATCCGCGAGGCGCTGCGCATCATCGAGACGGCGCGCGCGTGTGGCCTGAAGGTGATGCTGGGCTGCATGGTGGAGACGGGGCTGGGCATCGCGGCGGGCGCGCACCTGGCGCCGCTGGTGGATTGGGTGGACCTGGACGGCAACCTGCTGCTCGCGGAGGACCCGTACCGGGCGCATCCGGTGGTGAAGGGGCGCATCCAGCTGGGAGCGGGCGCGGGCCTGGGCGTGGAGCCCCGGTGA
- a CDS encoding DUF819 domain-containing protein, with protein MTPPLIQDPMAVLAVLLAVLAGLYASQRFAAVERFFNVVPLLVFAYFVPTLLSNTGVIPTQSELYRFTRVYLLPASLVLLVLSVDLPAIARLGRNAVGVFLAGSVGIMVGGPLAYLALGWLVPAELGDQAWKGLAALSGSWIGGSANFVAIGQSVGALDSTLSMLVVVDVGVSNVWTAVLLSFAGREKAMDASIGADRTALDHVREESARIQAASARPASLSDLLSMLAVAFGVTVVCTALAKRLPDLGNVVTGFTWVVLLVTTVGVVLSFTPVRRLEGAGASRVGSLFLYLLVATIGAQAEFRRLWDAPALVAVGAVWMCIHAAVTMGVRRWLKAPVFFAAVGSQANVGGTASASVMAAAFHPALAPVGVLLAVLGYVLGTYCGLVTALMLEQVHRLIH; from the coding sequence GTGACGCCGCCGCTCATCCAGGACCCCATGGCGGTGCTCGCCGTGCTGCTCGCGGTGCTGGCGGGGCTGTATGCGTCGCAGCGCTTCGCGGCGGTGGAGCGGTTCTTCAACGTCGTGCCGCTGCTGGTGTTCGCGTACTTCGTGCCGACGCTGCTGTCGAACACGGGCGTCATCCCCACGCAGTCGGAGCTGTACCGCTTCACGCGCGTGTACCTGCTGCCCGCGAGCCTGGTGTTGCTGGTGCTGTCGGTGGACCTGCCCGCCATCGCGCGGCTGGGGCGCAACGCGGTGGGCGTGTTCCTGGCGGGCTCGGTGGGCATCATGGTGGGCGGGCCGCTCGCGTATCTGGCGCTGGGGTGGCTGGTGCCGGCGGAGCTGGGAGACCAGGCGTGGAAGGGATTGGCGGCGCTCAGCGGGTCGTGGATTGGCGGTAGCGCGAACTTCGTGGCCATTGGCCAGAGCGTGGGGGCGCTGGACAGCACGTTGAGCATGCTGGTGGTGGTGGACGTGGGCGTGTCCAACGTGTGGACGGCGGTGCTGTTGTCCTTCGCCGGGCGGGAGAAGGCGATGGACGCGAGCATCGGCGCGGACCGGACGGCGCTGGACCACGTGCGCGAGGAGTCCGCGCGCATTCAAGCGGCGTCCGCCCGGCCCGCGAGCCTGTCCGACCTGCTGTCGATGTTGGCGGTGGCCTTCGGCGTGACCGTGGTGTGCACAGCGCTGGCGAAGCGGCTGCCGGACCTGGGCAACGTGGTGACGGGCTTCACGTGGGTGGTGCTGCTGGTGACGACGGTGGGCGTGGTGCTGTCGTTCACGCCGGTGCGCAGGCTGGAGGGCGCGGGAGCGAGCCGCGTGGGCTCGCTGTTCCTCTACCTGCTGGTGGCGACGATTGGCGCGCAGGCGGAGTTCCGGCGGCTGTGGGACGCGCCCGCGCTGGTGGCGGTGGGGGCGGTGTGGATGTGCATCCACGCGGCGGTGACGATGGGCGTGCGGCGGTGGCTGAAGGCGCCGGTGTTCTTCGCGGCGGTGGGCTCGCAGGCGAACGTGGGCGGGACGGCGTCCGCGTCCGTGATGGCGGCGGCCTTCCATCCCGCGCTCGCGCCGGTGGGCGTGCTGCTGGCGGTGCTGGGATACGTGTTGGGCACCTACTGTGGCCTGGTGACGGCGCTGATGCTGGAGCAGGTGCACCGGCTGATTCATTGA
- a CDS encoding serine hydrolase: MRTVLLWTGLLVMGGCATAPEPSAPRESLKTVVESLASEAPRLSPGTDLSLAVMDLRTGERASVSGLEPHISASSAKVLWVAAALSQREMATVEPLAEKVFRTSDNEASGEVIDLVGGPDAINVYLRGLGLGHTALTKWNYGRERWATNSPRVMGRDNYFCADDMVSFLGRLDRREVLAPGPTARLLRWMELTPREGCGGWLGTRLPASTRASLQHKGGWLPPGCCGDDARYNVLNEVGLVTLPDGGRYAVAILASRGPDWPKQAFFVERASCVLYRHLAKDAALDCGDALARAGGPAPVVLEPGAPAPDYDCE; encoded by the coding sequence ATGCGGACGGTGCTGCTCTGGACGGGCCTGCTGGTGATGGGCGGCTGCGCGACGGCACCGGAGCCGAGCGCGCCGCGTGAGTCCCTGAAGACGGTGGTGGAGTCGCTGGCGAGCGAGGCCCCTCGATTGTCTCCCGGGACGGACCTGTCGCTCGCGGTGATGGACCTGCGCACGGGGGAGAGGGCGAGTGTCTCCGGCCTGGAGCCGCACATCTCCGCCAGCTCCGCGAAGGTGCTCTGGGTGGCGGCGGCGTTGAGCCAGCGGGAGATGGCGACGGTGGAGCCGCTCGCGGAGAAGGTGTTCCGCACGTCGGACAACGAGGCCTCGGGCGAGGTGATTGACCTGGTGGGCGGGCCGGATGCCATCAACGTCTATCTTCGCGGCCTGGGCCTGGGGCACACGGCGCTGACGAAGTGGAATTACGGCCGGGAGCGCTGGGCGACGAACTCGCCGCGCGTGATGGGGCGGGACAACTACTTCTGCGCGGATGACATGGTGTCGTTCCTGGGGCGGTTGGACCGGCGGGAGGTGTTGGCGCCAGGGCCCACGGCGCGGCTGCTGAGGTGGATGGAGCTGACGCCGCGCGAAGGTTGTGGCGGTTGGCTGGGGACGCGCCTGCCCGCGAGCACCCGTGCGTCGCTCCAGCACAAGGGCGGGTGGCTGCCGCCGGGCTGCTGTGGTGATGACGCGCGCTACAACGTGCTCAACGAAGTGGGGCTGGTGACGCTGCCGGATGGTGGACGGTACGCGGTGGCCATCCTGGCCTCGCGAGGACCGGACTGGCCGAAGCAGGCGTTCTTCGTGGAGCGCGCGTCCTGTGTCCTCTACCGGCACCTGGCGAAGGACGCGGCGCTGGATTGCGGTGATGCGCTGGCCCGGGCTGGTGGCCCGGCGCCCGTGGTGCTGGAGCCCGGTGCGCCCGCGCCGGACTACGACTGCGAATGA
- a CDS encoding nitronate monooxygenase family protein, translating into MMDSQAWRRFAERLGVEHSIIQAPMAGGLTPPELVAAVSEAGGLGSLGAAYVQPEDIVQQARAVRSLTSRPYAINLFAPQPAVPPADPKATLAILERFHAALGLPPPVIPAAAMPDFAKQVEAVLDAAPTVFSFTFGIPPAPVLDAFRSRGILIVGTATNVREAQALEAAGVDAIVAQGSEAGGHRGSFGGSFDAGMVGTMALVPQMVDAVRVAVIASGGIMDGRGIAAARMLGAAAVQLGTAFLRCQESSAAAAHKALLREARDESSRITRAFSGRPARAIPNELTTTLDASGAILPFPQQHGATRTLRAASSKQNDTRFMALWAGQGIGLSREVPAADLVRALVAETDAALSAVRG; encoded by the coding sequence ATGATGGATTCGCAGGCGTGGCGCAGGTTCGCGGAGCGGCTCGGGGTCGAGCACTCGATCATCCAGGCGCCGATGGCAGGAGGCCTGACGCCGCCGGAGCTGGTCGCGGCGGTGTCCGAAGCAGGAGGCCTGGGTTCACTGGGCGCCGCCTACGTGCAGCCGGAGGACATTGTCCAGCAGGCCCGCGCGGTCCGCTCCCTCACCTCGCGGCCCTATGCCATCAACCTCTTCGCGCCACAGCCCGCCGTGCCTCCGGCGGACCCCAAGGCCACGCTCGCCATCCTCGAGCGCTTCCATGCGGCGCTGGGGCTGCCTCCTCCCGTGATTCCGGCGGCCGCGATGCCGGACTTCGCGAAGCAGGTGGAGGCGGTGCTCGATGCGGCGCCCACCGTGTTCAGCTTCACCTTCGGCATTCCACCCGCGCCGGTGCTGGACGCGTTCCGGTCGCGCGGAATCCTCATCGTGGGCACGGCGACGAATGTGCGCGAGGCCCAGGCGCTGGAGGCTGCGGGCGTGGATGCGATTGTCGCGCAGGGCTCCGAGGCGGGTGGCCACCGGGGTTCCTTCGGCGGATCATTCGATGCGGGCATGGTGGGGACGATGGCGCTCGTGCCGCAGATGGTGGACGCCGTGCGGGTGGCGGTCATCGCCAGCGGCGGCATCATGGATGGACGCGGCATCGCGGCGGCCCGGATGCTCGGCGCGGCGGCCGTGCAGCTGGGGACGGCGTTCCTGCGGTGCCAGGAGTCGAGCGCGGCGGCGGCCCACAAGGCATTGCTGCGCGAGGCCCGGGATGAGTCGTCCCGCATCACCCGCGCCTTCTCCGGGCGCCCGGCCCGGGCCATTCCCAACGAGCTCACGACCACGCTGGATGCGTCCGGCGCCATCCTGCCGTTCCCGCAGCAACACGGGGCCACTCGCACGCTGAGGGCCGCGTCGTCGAAGCAGAACGACACCCGCTTCATGGCCCTGTGGGCAGGGCAGGGCATCGGGCTGTCGCGAGAGGTCCCGGCGGCGGACCTGGTGCGGGCGCTGGTGGCGGAGACCGACGCCGCGCTGTCCGCCGTGCGCGGCTGA
- the opgC gene encoding OpgC domain-containing protein, producing the protein MKRRPEFDSLRGVLLVLMTLTHLPTRLSVIGNQPFGFVSAAEGFVFLSAFLVGVVHAKKPDTAAVFKSLWSRALKVYGYHVALLGFAFTIIAALGVAARRPAIHNLLGFFHQDPFTALWSSLFLLYCPPLLDILPLYVVLLLLTPAVLVGARKEGWSRVLGLSALIWVWAQVGLKRALYDLLAAIPVLPWPPLSIDLSGAFDLFAWQFLWVLGVWLGVARATAPEQREPVSRRLLTGAIVVSLGFFVMRHLDVDLGAAAVLFDKWSLAPLRLLNFLAVALLASWLAPKLYQWLRPKVLEALGQASLPVFAVHVVLCLLSLSLLDENEDPLDYWDEAAVLVATFCSMYFVALRQRIAGRSMGPPSPS; encoded by the coding sequence ATGAAACGCCGCCCCGAGTTCGACAGCCTGCGCGGAGTGCTGCTCGTCTTGATGACGCTGACGCACCTGCCCACCCGGCTGAGCGTCATTGGCAATCAGCCGTTCGGCTTCGTGTCCGCCGCCGAGGGCTTCGTGTTCCTCTCCGCGTTCCTCGTGGGCGTGGTGCACGCGAAGAAGCCGGACACGGCCGCGGTGTTCAAGAGCCTCTGGAGCCGCGCCCTCAAGGTGTACGGCTACCACGTGGCCCTGCTCGGCTTCGCGTTCACCATCATCGCCGCGCTGGGCGTCGCCGCGCGCAGGCCCGCGATCCACAACCTGCTCGGCTTCTTCCACCAGGACCCGTTCACCGCGCTGTGGAGCAGCCTGTTCCTCCTCTACTGTCCCCCGCTGCTCGACATCCTTCCGCTGTACGTCGTGCTCCTGTTGCTCACCCCCGCCGTGCTGGTCGGGGCGCGCAAGGAGGGCTGGTCCCGGGTGCTGGGGCTCAGCGCCCTCATCTGGGTCTGGGCGCAGGTGGGGCTCAAGCGCGCGCTGTATGATCTGCTCGCCGCCATCCCCGTGCTGCCGTGGCCGCCGTTGAGCATCGACCTTTCGGGCGCGTTCGACCTGTTCGCGTGGCAGTTCCTCTGGGTCCTTGGCGTGTGGCTGGGCGTCGCGCGCGCCACCGCGCCGGAGCAGCGCGAGCCCGTGTCCCGCCGGCTCCTCACGGGCGCCATCGTCGTCAGCCTGGGGTTCTTCGTCATGCGGCACCTCGACGTGGACCTGGGCGCCGCCGCCGTGCTGTTCGACAAGTGGTCGCTCGCGCCGCTGCGGCTCTTGAACTTCCTGGCCGTGGCGCTGCTCGCCAGCTGGCTCGCGCCCAAGCTGTACCAGTGGCTGCGGCCCAAGGTGCTGGAGGCGCTGGGGCAGGCGTCGCTGCCCGTGTTCGCCGTGCACGTGGTGCTGTGCCTGCTCAGCCTGTCGCTGCTGGACGAGAACGAAGACCCGCTGGACTACTGGGATGAGGCCGCGGTCCTCGTGGCCACGTTCTGCAGCATGTACTTCGTGGCGCTGCGCCAGCGAATCGCGGGCCGGAGCATGGGCCCGCCCTCGCCATCCTGA
- the rnk gene encoding nucleoside diphosphate kinase regulator encodes MTHDHPLIITDTDLQRLERVVEQYGNARNAELVEQLESELARAVVTSSSAIPRDVVTMNSTVVFEDEEAGETREITLVYPKDANSEAGRISILAPVGSALIGLTVGQTVEWPLPNGRTRRLRIIAVPYQPEAAGHFHL; translated from the coding sequence ATGACCCACGACCACCCCCTCATCATCACCGACACCGACCTCCAGCGTCTGGAGCGCGTCGTCGAGCAGTACGGCAACGCGCGCAACGCGGAGCTCGTGGAGCAGCTGGAGTCCGAGCTCGCCCGCGCCGTCGTCACCTCCTCGTCCGCCATCCCCCGCGACGTCGTCACCATGAACAGCACCGTCGTCTTTGAAGACGAAGAGGCCGGGGAGACGCGCGAAATCACCCTCGTCTATCCCAAGGACGCCAACAGCGAGGCCGGCCGCATCTCCATCCTCGCCCCCGTGGGCAGCGCCCTCATCGGCCTGACCGTGGGCCAGACCGTGGAGTGGCCGCTCCCCAATGGCCGCACCCGCCGCCTGCGCATCATCGCCGTGCCCTACCAGCCGGAGGCCGCCGGCCACTTCCACCTGTAG